A window of the Vigna angularis cultivar LongXiaoDou No.4 chromosome 3, ASM1680809v1, whole genome shotgun sequence genome harbors these coding sequences:
- the LOC108323115 gene encoding uncharacterized protein LOC108323115 isoform X1, whose protein sequence is MASAALQFWYWTAPISHRYPNQLASLTSSLKFATPISATNSIYLPKPLSVRFALTESDSPKSIEPDPQSLLQEIAGSLDLPPDYFAQFPRDLRLDLNDAAFDLSNGPVLDECGQELGETLLNLSRAWELADTSMSHSLVKKIPLIEAKLTGSAKSALGKRLISAGRRFQSMGQYGQGEPQKIAKAMIAAGRALSASSTSAVTVEETKEETRVLKFGELQVEITPDKANIGAVIGFVFGILSWEIAQGIQNIPDSSLEYANDNALLLAKSLKGALLALFYFSTFLSAFTSGGLVLLGFQLKSKKG, encoded by the exons ATGGCTTCAGCTGCGCTTCAATTCTGGTATTGGACAGCTCCTATATCCCACCGTTACCCCAATCAGTTGGCTTCCCTAACCTCCTCACTCAAATTCGCCACTCCTATTTCTGCCACCAATTCCATTTATCTTCCGAAACCTCTTTCTGTGCGTTTTGCTCTGACTGAATCCGACTCGCCCAAATCGATTGAACCTGACCCTCAATCTCTTTTACAAGAAATTGCT GGCAGTTTAGATCTTCCTCCTGATTACTTTGCACAGTTTCCCCGCGACCTTCGATTAGAC ctAAACGACGCCGCGTTCGACCTTTCAAACGGGCCTGTTTTAGATGAG TGTGGCCAAGAGTTGGGAGAGACTTTGCTAAACCTCTCTCGAGCTTGGGAACTTGCTGACACATCAATGTCTCACTCTTTAGTGAAAAAGATTCCTTTGATTGAGGCCAAGTTGACAGGTTCTGCCAAATCGG CACTTGGAAAGCGTTTAATATCTGCTGGAAGAAGGTTTCAATCAATGGGACAGTATGGCCAAGGTGAACCACAAAAG ATTGCAAAAGCAATGATTGCAGCTGGTAGAGCTCTATCTGCTAGTTCAACGTCAGCAGTGACTGTTGAAGAAACGAAAGAGGAGACGAGGGTGCTGAAA TTTGGAGAGTTGCAGGTTGAAATAACACCAGACAAGGCCAATATCGGGGCTGTAATTGGATTTGTTTTTGG GATTCTTTCGTGGGAAATTGCTCAGGGAATTCAAAACATTCCGGACAGTTCTTTGGAGTATGCAAACGACAATGCTTTGCTGCTTGCTAAG TCTTTAAAGGGAGCATTGCTTGCTCTTTTCTACTTCTCAACGTTCTTGTCTGCATTTACCTCCGGGGGGCTTGTTCTACTTGGGTTTCAGCTTAAATCAAAGAAAGGTTGA
- the LOC108323116 gene encoding uncharacterized protein LOC108323116 — translation MEEEKEAPMVTPGEVLGRSSDVKAGRGAYAAPHNNTVYASLTGFHRTIPPPPDSPDKRPTVEVTGHKAHGPVPQPGSVVIVRVTKVMARSASADIMCVGSKCVREKFTGIIRQQDVRATEIDKVDMHLSFHPGDIVKALVLSLGDARAYFLSTAKNELGVVSAESIAGATMVPVSWTEMQCPVTGQIEQRKVAKAAS, via the exons atggaagaagagaaagaagcaCCGATGGTAACACCGGGAGAAGTGTTGGGAAGAAGCAGCGATGTCAAAGCTGGGAGAGGAGCATACGCAGCGCCTCACAACAACACCGTTTACGCCTCCCTAACCGGCTTCCACCGTACCATTCCTCCGCCGCCGGACTCTCCTGACAAG AGGCCGACTGTTGAAGTAACTGGTCACAAGGCGCATGGACCTGTTCCACAACCTGGATCTGTTGTCATTGTGCGG GTCACCAAAGTAATGGCGCGGTCCGCTTCTGCTGATATTATGTGTGTTGGATCTAAGTGTGTTCGAGAAAAATTTACCGGCATTATCAG ACAGCAAGATGTTAGAGCTACTGAAATTGATAAAGTAGACATGCACCTGTCTTTTCATCCCGGTGATATTGTTAAAGCTCTTGTG CTTTCTCTTGGAGATGCACGGGCCTACTTTCTGTCTACTGCAAAGAATGAACTTGGTGTTGTTTCTGCTGAAAGCATTGCTG GTGCAACCATGGTTCCAGTAAGTTGGACTGAGATGCAGTGCCCTGTAACTGGACAAATTGAGCAAAGAAAGGTTGCAAAGGCTGCAAGCTGA
- the LOC108323113 gene encoding ammonium transporter 1 member 2 codes for MASLSCSSDLATLINHTATANYLCNQFDSISRKLNDATYAVDNTYLLFSAYLVFAMQLGFAMLCAGSVRAKNTMNIMLTNVLDAAAGGLSYYLFGFAFAFGAPSNGFIGRHFFGLRDYPTPSTDYSFFLYQWAFAIAAAGITSGSIAERTQFVAYLIYSSFLTGFVYPIVSHWFWSGDGWASATRIDGNVLFGSGVIDFAGSGVVHMVGGIAGLWGALIEGPRIGRFDRTGRSVALRGHSASLVVLGSFLLWFGWYGFNPGSFFTIAKGYGRLGYYGQWSAIGRTAVTTTLAGSTAALTTLFSKRLLAGHWNVIDVCNGLLGGFAAITSGCAVVEPWAAIVCGFVAAWVLIGLNKLAAKVEYDDPLEAAQLHGGCGAWGVLFTGLFAKREYVEEIYGIGRPCGALMGGGGKLLAAQLIQIVVVCGWVSATMGPLFYGLHKLNLLRISRDDETAGMDLTRHGGFAYAYHDDEDGSSRGVGFMMRKIEPASTSPSPPVAPLSISSL; via the coding sequence ATGGCTTCTCTCTCATGCTCCTCCGACCTCGCTACACTCATCAACCACACCGCCACCGCCAACTACCTCTGTAACCAATTCGATTCCATTTCCAGAAAGCTCAACGATGCCACCTACGCAGTCGATAATACCTACCTTCTTTTCTCCGCCTATTTGGTATTCGCCATGCAGCTGGGTTTCGCCATGCTCTGCGCTGGATCCGTCCGAGCAAAGAACACCATGAACATCATGCTCACCAACGTCCTCGACGCCGCCGCAGGCGGCCTCTCCTACTACCTCTTCGGCTTCGCTTTCGCTTTCGGCGCCCCTTCTAACGGCTTCATCGGCCGCCACTTCTTCGGCCTTAGAGACTACCCCACTCCCTCCACCGACTACAGCTTCTTCCTCTACCAGTGGGCCTTCGCCATCGCCGCCGCTGGAATCACCAGCGGCTCCATCGCGGAGAGAACGCAATTCGTGGCTTACCTCATTTACTCTTCTTTTCTAACCGGGTTCGTTTACCCCATCGTTTCGCATTGGTTCTGGTCGGGGGACGGTTGGGCCAGCGCCACAAGAATCGACGGGAACGTCTTGTTCGGGTCCGGGGTCATCGACTTTGCTGGCTCCGGAGTGGTTCATATGGTTGGTGGCATAGCGGGCCTGTGGGGGGCTTTAATTGAAGGCCCGAGAATCGGGCGGTTCGACAGGACGGGCCGGTCCGTTGCACTGCGCGGCCACAGCGCGTCTTTGGTTGTGTTAGGCTCGTTTCTATTATGGTTCGGGTGGTACGGGTTCAATCCCGGTTCGTTTTTTACTATAGCGAAGGGATATGGGCGCTTGGGTTATTATGGTCAATGGAGTGCCATAGGGAGGACAGCTGTCACGACGACATTGGCAGGGAGCACAGCGGCTCTGACGACGCTTTTCAGCAAGCGGTTATTGGCGGGCCACTGGAACGTGATCGACGTGTGTAACGGACTACTTGGCGGGTTCGCTGCCATCACCTCAGGCTGTGCGGTTGTGGAGCCGTGGGCCGCGATAGTGTGTGGGTTTGTGGCAGCCTGGGTTTTGATTGGGCTTAACAAGCTGGCAGCGAAAGTGGAGTACGATGACCCGTTGGAGGCGGCGCAGCTTCACGGCGGGTGTGGCGCCTGGGGGGTGTTGTTCACGGGGCTGTTCGCGAAGAGGGAGTACGTGGAAGAGATTTATGGAATTGGGAGGCCGTGCGGGGCGTTGATGGGGGGCGGCGGGAAGTTGCTGGCGGCGCAGTTGATTCAAATAGTGGTGGTGTGTGGGTGGGTTTCGGCGACGATGGGTCCTTTGTTCTACGGGCTTCATAAGTTGAATCTGTTGAGGATATCCAGGGACGATGAAACTGCAGGGATGGATTTGACGAGGCATGGAGGGTTTGCTTATGCGTACCATGACGATGAAGATGGTTCTAGCAGAGGCGTAGGATTTATGATGCGTAAAATAGAACCTGCTAGTACTTCTCCCTCTCCCCCCGTTGCACCTCTATCAATATCTTCTCTTTAG
- the LOC108323115 gene encoding uncharacterized protein LOC108323115 isoform X2 — MASAALQFWYWTAPISHRYPNQLASLTSSLKFATPISATNSIYLPKPLSVRFALTESDSPKSIEPDPQSLLQEIAGSLDLPPDYFAQFPRDLRLDCGQELGETLLNLSRAWELADTSMSHSLVKKIPLIEAKLTGSAKSALGKRLISAGRRFQSMGQYGQGEPQKIAKAMIAAGRALSASSTSAVTVEETKEETRVLKFGELQVEITPDKANIGAVIGFVFGILSWEIAQGIQNIPDSSLEYANDNALLLAKSLKGALLALFYFSTFLSAFTSGGLVLLGFQLKSKKG, encoded by the exons ATGGCTTCAGCTGCGCTTCAATTCTGGTATTGGACAGCTCCTATATCCCACCGTTACCCCAATCAGTTGGCTTCCCTAACCTCCTCACTCAAATTCGCCACTCCTATTTCTGCCACCAATTCCATTTATCTTCCGAAACCTCTTTCTGTGCGTTTTGCTCTGACTGAATCCGACTCGCCCAAATCGATTGAACCTGACCCTCAATCTCTTTTACAAGAAATTGCT GGCAGTTTAGATCTTCCTCCTGATTACTTTGCACAGTTTCCCCGCGACCTTCGATTAGAC TGTGGCCAAGAGTTGGGAGAGACTTTGCTAAACCTCTCTCGAGCTTGGGAACTTGCTGACACATCAATGTCTCACTCTTTAGTGAAAAAGATTCCTTTGATTGAGGCCAAGTTGACAGGTTCTGCCAAATCGG CACTTGGAAAGCGTTTAATATCTGCTGGAAGAAGGTTTCAATCAATGGGACAGTATGGCCAAGGTGAACCACAAAAG ATTGCAAAAGCAATGATTGCAGCTGGTAGAGCTCTATCTGCTAGTTCAACGTCAGCAGTGACTGTTGAAGAAACGAAAGAGGAGACGAGGGTGCTGAAA TTTGGAGAGTTGCAGGTTGAAATAACACCAGACAAGGCCAATATCGGGGCTGTAATTGGATTTGTTTTTGG GATTCTTTCGTGGGAAATTGCTCAGGGAATTCAAAACATTCCGGACAGTTCTTTGGAGTATGCAAACGACAATGCTTTGCTGCTTGCTAAG TCTTTAAAGGGAGCATTGCTTGCTCTTTTCTACTTCTCAACGTTCTTGTCTGCATTTACCTCCGGGGGGCTTGTTCTACTTGGGTTTCAGCTTAAATCAAAGAAAGGTTGA